From the Clostridium putrefaciens genome, one window contains:
- a CDS encoding acetate uptake transporter, whose amino-acid sequence MNSDNKVQIVTADPSALGLFGLAVITLVASSQKLGFTQDVSFVLPWAIFLGAFAQLLASINDFKHNNTFGATAFGAYAFFWFAMGFTWLIQNGVFGAELASKADPKQLGFAFLSYLIFTAFMTIGAMETHKVLFLIFVGIDFLFLGLTLSSFGIMKEFSHSVAAYAEFTIAILSFYGSAAALLNTHFGKVFLPVGKPFGIFK is encoded by the coding sequence ATGAATAGTGATAATAAGGTACAGATAGTCACAGCAGATCCATCTGCACTAGGTTTATTTGGGCTTGCAGTTATAACATTAGTAGCATCTTCACAAAAGCTTGGTTTTACACAGGATGTTTCTTTTGTGTTGCCTTGGGCAATATTCTTAGGGGCTTTTGCTCAATTACTTGCAAGTATAAATGATTTTAAACATAATAATACTTTTGGAGCTACTGCATTTGGAGCTTATGCATTCTTTTGGTTTGCTATGGGATTTACATGGCTTATACAAAATGGGGTTTTTGGAGCAGAGCTTGCATCTAAGGCTGATCCTAAGCAATTAGGTTTTGCATTTTTGTCATATTTAATATTTACTGCATTTATGACTATAGGAGCAATGGAGACTCATAAGGTTTTATTCCTTATATTTGTAGGTATCGACTTCTTATTCTTAGGACTTACATTAAGCTCCTTTGGAATAATGAAAGAGTTTTCACATAGTGTAGCAGCTTATGCAGAATTTACAATAGCAATATTATCTTTTTATGGAAGTGCTGCAGCGTTATTAAATACTCATTTTGGTAAGGTGTTTTTACCGGTGGGGAAGCCTTTTGGAATATTTAAATAA